In Drosophila yakuba strain Tai18E2 chromosome 2R, Prin_Dyak_Tai18E2_2.1, whole genome shotgun sequence, a single genomic region encodes these proteins:
- the LOC6530332 gene encoding uncharacterized protein LOC6530332 isoform X2, with protein MKELTSASKIQPQASEARGSIITYSPSKFLTRVGTGRTTYSTHTHTSTATSAAATTATKTNNSPMGGSSAAYYVVKAGSLGSAASMSGSIKVSSPPKAPSMITSPALVVTSPCTPTESSSTISAPSESSFSEKMEHSYMRDTPVRSDVSNGLMPARNILVHHPPQCPSCHTYPPQQEELSEMQQAHVPPYDEIAAKEAMNECARIAKYVKNNNSDEQDWVTRVNKFNWTPTQETVFERVCTILDQDQLARLANDKRQHEPIHRRISSDKSASRFRKLLASVAWESRITQWIHALLMEHLSPSYMASYLEILQTLKTKLPTLVDKMLFGRPLNNSQELLAPVMKKRWEPNILPKGRQLTHNAIMVVLPTMPTSGTVSDRMQKWYQSLATITQVVQISLPNTNNRIGNQNLDQVSETIVSLTRVKINELRTDNPSRGIILVGFNAGSALALQVALSESVACVVCMGFAYNTARGPRGTPDDRMLDIKAPILFVIGQNSARTSQEEMEGLRERMQSESSLVVVGSADDALRVPKSKRRIEGVTQSMVDYMVVEEVFEFVNRTLSNPPGPRMPTSLMHQQGYQRQQKQSGHILADGNANKAVQQMRKRKMDGTLDDPMGHPSKSKFVPHIGRPRTRPLPNVGGSARYVKQKGAPHPDKPKLSSEELNQSIEFILDDALDYEDGQTTAGGSAGVPKVITPGVLGKQLPPVNLAAGTKIKMIPSSQFVQIKSLPTQGKLINYTLNKPSVGTASTATIGSIVKTLPGSSVGGQQIFTLKTPSGQTQQFATAATSSGASGSSTSTGTGQQKYTVFKNANGMTMLHLTKSVPTTASGSGSGNMDLSNIIDMPIVFADNEGNIPEHQQADKDIKSAPIRSASKSPLIISQKIIKEANKPPGMVSTGSIGGVTKPGNIVLNKGLQQLLTPSTGGTLATQNKVVYLNRSTIKPMGNMVSGAHRVPIRIVSSPKTGGALTTTASSSPIMVDPATGSLVTKTVNVQTIKPTGSVLSQGTIRQAGSVGSKSYPQFQMINTGSSKTVVGDGKPSVRNIYFKSATGLKQLPVQMLGNRIPGGAVVSSSASGSSGAPGVRRVVNIGPVSKVTATSTTPSSTTATLTQNKM; from the exons ATGAAGGAATTGACAAGTGCCAGTAAAATTCAGCCGCAAGCCTCAGAGGCCAGAGGCTCGATTATAACCTACAGTCCCAGCAAATTTCTGACTCGCGTCGGAACAGGCAGAACGACATAcagcacacatacacacacatcaacagcaacgtcggcggcggcgacgaccgcaacaaaaacaaacaattcgCCAATGGGCGGATCCAGTGCCGCTTATTATGTGGTAAAGGCCGGCTCCCTGGGCAGCGCTGCCTCCATGTCGGGCTCCATCAAAGTCAGTTCTCCGCCAAAGGCACCGTCGATGATTACGTCACCCGCCCTGGTCGTTACATCGCCCTGCACGCCAACAGAGAGT TCCAGTACCATTTCGGCGCCCAGCGAATCCTCATTTAGCGAGAAAATGGAGCACAGCTATATGCGGGATACGCCAGTGCGCAGCGATGTTAGCAATGGCCTCATGCCCGCAAGGAACATTCTGGTCCACCATCCGCCACAGTGTCCCAGTTGCCATACATATCCGCCGCAGCAGGAGGAACTGTCTGAGATGCAGCAGGCACATGTGCCGCCCTACGATGAGATAGCCGCCAAGGAGGCAATGAATGAATGCGCTCGCATTGCTAAATACGTGAAGAACAACAATTCCGACGAACAAGATTGGGTGACGCGCGTTAATAA ATTTAATTGGACGCCCACGCAGGAGACGGTTTTCGAAAGGGTGTGCACAATTCTGGACCAGGATCAGTTGGCTCGCCTGGCCAATGACAAACGCCAGCACGAGCCCATCCATCGTCGCATAAGCTCGGACAAATCCGCGTCCAGGTTTCGCAAACTTCTGGCTAGCGTGGCTTGGGAGTCACGCATTACGCAGTGGATTCATGCTTTGCTCATGGAGCACTTGTCGCCTTCGTATATGGCCTCCTACCTCGAAATTCTGCAGACACTGAAGACCAAGTTGCCCACTTTAGTGGACAAGATGCTGTTCGGTAGACCATTAAACAATAGTCAAGAGCTGCTGGCACCGGTGATGAAAAAACGCTGGGAACCAAATATCCTGCCCAAGGGCCGTCAGCTTACCCATAACGCCATCATGGTGGTGCTGCCCACAATGCCGACCAGTGGAACAGTTTCGGATCGCATGCAGAAGTGGTACCAGTCATTGGCTACTATCACTCAGGTGGTTCAGATTTCGCTGCCTAATACAA ACAACCGAATTGGCAATCAGAATCTAGACCAGGTGTCCGAAACCATTGTGTCTCTCACACGCGTCAAAATCAACGAATTGCGCACAGACAACCCCAGCCGTGGCATCATACTCGTTGGATTTAATGCTGGATCTGCCTTGGCTCTACAGGTTGCTCTTTCGGAGAGTGTTGCCTGTGTGGTGTGCATGGGTTTTGCTTACAACACAGCGCGTGGGCCACGCGGTACACCCGATGATCGCATGCTGGACATAAAAGCGCCGATACTCTTTGTCATCGGTCAAAATTCGGCACGCACAAGTCAGGAAGAAATGGAAGGGTTGCGCGAACGAATGCAGTCCGAATCTTCGCTTGTGGTGGTGGGCAGTGCAGATGATGCCCTGCGTGTTCCCAAGAGCAAGCGCCGAATAGAAGGCGTTACACAGTCCATGGTTGATTATATGGTTGTC GAGGAAGTCTTTGAGTTTGTGAACAGAACGCTAAGCAATCCACCTGGACCGCGCATGCCTACATCTTTAATGCACCAACAGGGCTACCAGCGACAGCAAAAGCAGTCAGGTCACATCTTGGCCGATGGAAACGCAAACAAAGCTGTTCAGCAGATGCGTAAGCGAAAGATGGACGGTACTTTAGACGACCCAATGGGTCATCCGTCCAAATCAAAGTTTGTCCCACACA TTGGAAGACCCCGAACACGCCCCCTCCCCAATGTCGGTGGCTCGGCACGCtatgtaaaacaaaaaggtGCACCTCATCCAGACAAACCGAAACTGAGCAGCGAAGAACTAAACCAATCCATTGAATTCATACTAGATGATGCCCTTGACTATGAAGATGGCCAAACCACTGCAGGTGGGTCGGCAGGCGTGCCAAAGGTGATAACTCCCGGTGTTTTGGGAAAACAACTGCCGCCCGTTAATCTCGCAGCTGGAACCAAGATTAAGATGATCCCATCTAGCCAGTTTGTGCAAATCAAATCGCTACCCACACAGGGAAAACTCATCAACTACACGCTGAACAAGCCGAGTGTCGGTACAGCCAGCACCGCCACCATTGGCAGCATTGTAAAGACCCTACCAGGCTCATCCGTTGGTGGCCAGCAGATCTTTACCTTAAAAACGCCGTCGGGACAAACGCAGCAatttgcaacagcagccacatcatCTGGTGCATCTGGCTCATCGACATCAACAGGAACGGGACAGCAAAAGTACACAGTGTTTAAGAACGCCAATGGCATGACCATGTTGCATCTTACCAAGAGCGTACCCACTACAGCTTCTGGCAGTGGATCCGGGAATATGGATTTGTCCAACATTATCGATATGCCCATTGTTTTTGCCGACAACGAAGGCAACATCCCCGAGCATCAACAGGCGGATAAGGATATAAAATCAG ccCCCATTCGAAGTGCCAGTAAGAGCCCGCTGATCATCAGTCAGAAAATCATAAAGGAGGCTAATAAACCACCAGGCATGGTTAGCACTGGAAGCATTGGTGGAGTCACCAAGCCGGGAAATATTGTGCTTAACAAAGGCCTTCAGCAATTGCTTACCCCTTCAACCGGCGGAACTCTTGCTACTCAGAATAAAGTTGTGTATCTCAACCGGAGTACAATTAAGCCAATGGGAAATATGGTGTCTGGTGCTCATCGTGTCCCTATAAGGATTGTGAGCAGCCCAAAGACAGGAGGAGCACTGACGACCACAGCTTCCAGTAGTCCCATCATGGTTGATCCAGCCACAGGATCTCTGGTTACCAAGACCGTCAATGTGCAGACAATTAAACCCACTGGTTCCGTTTTGTCTCAAGGCACAATCCGTCAAGCGGGCAGCGTCGGTAGCAAGAGCTATCCCCAGTTTCAGATGATCAATACGGGATCGTCCAAAACTGTTGTTGGAGACGGCAAGCCTTCTGTACGAAATATCTACTTTAAATCCGCAACCGGCCTCAAGCAGCTGCCAGTGCAGATGCTGGGCAATCGTATACCGGGTGGAGCCGTTGTTTCGTCATCCGCATCAGGATCTTCCGGAGCTCCTGGCGTGCGACGAGTGGTTAACATTGGGCCCGTTTCCAAGGTGACGGCCACCTCGACAACACCGTCTTCGACAACTGCTACTTTAACTCAGAACAAAATGTAG
- the LOC6530332 gene encoding uncharacterized protein LOC6530332 isoform X7, with product MSSFFDCFNDFLQSGGNLVQNVSQEQGQKIAAQALDGVIELVPPTTPTPSESSSTISAPSESSFSEKMEHSYMRDTPVRSDVSNGLMPARNILVHHPPQCPSCHTYPPQQEELSEMQQAHVPPYDEIAAKEAMNECARIAKYVKNNNSDEQDWVTRVNKFNWTPTQETVFERVCTILDQDQLARLANDKRQHEPIHRRISSDKSASRFRKLLASVAWESRITQWIHALLMEHLSPSYMASYLEILQTLKTKLPTLVDKMLFGRPLNNSQELLAPVMKKRWEPNILPKGRQLTHNAIMVVLPTMPTSGTVSDRMQKWYQSLATITQVVQISLPNTNNRIGNQNLDQVSETIVSLTRVKINELRTDNPSRGIILVGFNAGSALALQVALSESVACVVCMGFAYNTARGPRGTPDDRMLDIKAPILFVIGQNSARTSQEEMEGLRERMQSESSLVVVGSADDALRVPKSKRRIEGVTQSMVDYMVVEEVFEFVNRTLSNPPGPRMPTSLMHQQGYQRQQKQSGHILADGNANKAVQQMRKRKMDGTLDDPMGHPSKSKFVPHIGRPRTRPLPNVGGSARYVKQKGAPHPDKPKLSSEELNQSIEFILDDALDYEDGQTTAGGSAGVPKVITPGVLGKQLPPVNLAAGTKIKMIPSSQFVQIKSLPTQGKLINYTLNKPSVGTASTATIGSIVKTLPGSSVGGQQIFTLKTPSGQTQQFATAATSSGASGSSTSTGTGQQKYTVFKNANGMTMLHLTKSVPTTASGSGSGNMDLSNIIDMPIVFADNEGNIPEHQQADKDIKSAPIRSASKSPLIISQKIIKEANKPPGMVSTGSIGGVTKPGNIVLNKGLQQLLTPSTGGTLATQNKVVYLNRSTIKPMGNMVSGAHRVPIRIVSSPKTGGALTTTASSSPIMVDPATGSLVTKTVNVQTIKPTGSVLSQGTIRQAGSVGSKSYPQFQMINTGSSKTVVGDGKPSVRNIYFKSATGLKQLPVQMLGNRIPGGAVVSSSASGSSGAPGVRRVVNIGPVSKVTATSTTPSSTTATLTQNKM from the exons ATGTCTTCGTTCTTTGACTGCTTCAACGATTTTCTGCAGAGCGGTGGCAATTTAGTGCAGAATGTGTCCCAGGAGCAGGGACAGAAAATCGCGGCCCAGGCACTGGACGGCGTCATAGAGCTAGTGccgcccaccacccccacGCCCAGCGAGAGT TCCAGTACCATTTCGGCGCCCAGCGAATCCTCATTTAGCGAGAAAATGGAGCACAGCTATATGCGGGATACGCCAGTGCGCAGCGATGTTAGCAATGGCCTCATGCCCGCAAGGAACATTCTGGTCCACCATCCGCCACAGTGTCCCAGTTGCCATACATATCCGCCGCAGCAGGAGGAACTGTCTGAGATGCAGCAGGCACATGTGCCGCCCTACGATGAGATAGCCGCCAAGGAGGCAATGAATGAATGCGCTCGCATTGCTAAATACGTGAAGAACAACAATTCCGACGAACAAGATTGGGTGACGCGCGTTAATAA ATTTAATTGGACGCCCACGCAGGAGACGGTTTTCGAAAGGGTGTGCACAATTCTGGACCAGGATCAGTTGGCTCGCCTGGCCAATGACAAACGCCAGCACGAGCCCATCCATCGTCGCATAAGCTCGGACAAATCCGCGTCCAGGTTTCGCAAACTTCTGGCTAGCGTGGCTTGGGAGTCACGCATTACGCAGTGGATTCATGCTTTGCTCATGGAGCACTTGTCGCCTTCGTATATGGCCTCCTACCTCGAAATTCTGCAGACACTGAAGACCAAGTTGCCCACTTTAGTGGACAAGATGCTGTTCGGTAGACCATTAAACAATAGTCAAGAGCTGCTGGCACCGGTGATGAAAAAACGCTGGGAACCAAATATCCTGCCCAAGGGCCGTCAGCTTACCCATAACGCCATCATGGTGGTGCTGCCCACAATGCCGACCAGTGGAACAGTTTCGGATCGCATGCAGAAGTGGTACCAGTCATTGGCTACTATCACTCAGGTGGTTCAGATTTCGCTGCCTAATACAA ACAACCGAATTGGCAATCAGAATCTAGACCAGGTGTCCGAAACCATTGTGTCTCTCACACGCGTCAAAATCAACGAATTGCGCACAGACAACCCCAGCCGTGGCATCATACTCGTTGGATTTAATGCTGGATCTGCCTTGGCTCTACAGGTTGCTCTTTCGGAGAGTGTTGCCTGTGTGGTGTGCATGGGTTTTGCTTACAACACAGCGCGTGGGCCACGCGGTACACCCGATGATCGCATGCTGGACATAAAAGCGCCGATACTCTTTGTCATCGGTCAAAATTCGGCACGCACAAGTCAGGAAGAAATGGAAGGGTTGCGCGAACGAATGCAGTCCGAATCTTCGCTTGTGGTGGTGGGCAGTGCAGATGATGCCCTGCGTGTTCCCAAGAGCAAGCGCCGAATAGAAGGCGTTACACAGTCCATGGTTGATTATATGGTTGTC GAGGAAGTCTTTGAGTTTGTGAACAGAACGCTAAGCAATCCACCTGGACCGCGCATGCCTACATCTTTAATGCACCAACAGGGCTACCAGCGACAGCAAAAGCAGTCAGGTCACATCTTGGCCGATGGAAACGCAAACAAAGCTGTTCAGCAGATGCGTAAGCGAAAGATGGACGGTACTTTAGACGACCCAATGGGTCATCCGTCCAAATCAAAGTTTGTCCCACACA TTGGAAGACCCCGAACACGCCCCCTCCCCAATGTCGGTGGCTCGGCACGCtatgtaaaacaaaaaggtGCACCTCATCCAGACAAACCGAAACTGAGCAGCGAAGAACTAAACCAATCCATTGAATTCATACTAGATGATGCCCTTGACTATGAAGATGGCCAAACCACTGCAGGTGGGTCGGCAGGCGTGCCAAAGGTGATAACTCCCGGTGTTTTGGGAAAACAACTGCCGCCCGTTAATCTCGCAGCTGGAACCAAGATTAAGATGATCCCATCTAGCCAGTTTGTGCAAATCAAATCGCTACCCACACAGGGAAAACTCATCAACTACACGCTGAACAAGCCGAGTGTCGGTACAGCCAGCACCGCCACCATTGGCAGCATTGTAAAGACCCTACCAGGCTCATCCGTTGGTGGCCAGCAGATCTTTACCTTAAAAACGCCGTCGGGACAAACGCAGCAatttgcaacagcagccacatcatCTGGTGCATCTGGCTCATCGACATCAACAGGAACGGGACAGCAAAAGTACACAGTGTTTAAGAACGCCAATGGCATGACCATGTTGCATCTTACCAAGAGCGTACCCACTACAGCTTCTGGCAGTGGATCCGGGAATATGGATTTGTCCAACATTATCGATATGCCCATTGTTTTTGCCGACAACGAAGGCAACATCCCCGAGCATCAACAGGCGGATAAGGATATAAAATCAG ccCCCATTCGAAGTGCCAGTAAGAGCCCGCTGATCATCAGTCAGAAAATCATAAAGGAGGCTAATAAACCACCAGGCATGGTTAGCACTGGAAGCATTGGTGGAGTCACCAAGCCGGGAAATATTGTGCTTAACAAAGGCCTTCAGCAATTGCTTACCCCTTCAACCGGCGGAACTCTTGCTACTCAGAATAAAGTTGTGTATCTCAACCGGAGTACAATTAAGCCAATGGGAAATATGGTGTCTGGTGCTCATCGTGTCCCTATAAGGATTGTGAGCAGCCCAAAGACAGGAGGAGCACTGACGACCACAGCTTCCAGTAGTCCCATCATGGTTGATCCAGCCACAGGATCTCTGGTTACCAAGACCGTCAATGTGCAGACAATTAAACCCACTGGTTCCGTTTTGTCTCAAGGCACAATCCGTCAAGCGGGCAGCGTCGGTAGCAAGAGCTATCCCCAGTTTCAGATGATCAATACGGGATCGTCCAAAACTGTTGTTGGAGACGGCAAGCCTTCTGTACGAAATATCTACTTTAAATCCGCAACCGGCCTCAAGCAGCTGCCAGTGCAGATGCTGGGCAATCGTATACCGGGTGGAGCCGTTGTTTCGTCATCCGCATCAGGATCTTCCGGAGCTCCTGGCGTGCGACGAGTGGTTAACATTGGGCCCGTTTCCAAGGTGACGGCCACCTCGACAACACCGTCTTCGACAACTGCTACTTTAACTCAGAACAAAATGTAG
- the LOC6530332 gene encoding uncharacterized protein LOC6530332 isoform X1: MKELTSASKIQPQASEARGSIITYSPSKFLTRVGTGRTTYSTHTHTSTATSAAATTATKTNNSPMGGSSAAYYVVKAGSLGSAASMSGSIKVSSPPKAPSMITSPALVVTSPCTPTESSSTISAPSESSFSEKMEHSYMRDTPVRSDVSNGLMPARNILVHHPPQCPSCHTYPPQQEELSEMQQAHVPPYDEIAAKEAMNECARIAKYVKNNNSDEQDWVTRVNKFNWTPTQETVFERVCTILDQDQLARLANDKRQHEPIHRRISSDKSASRFRKLLASVAWESRITQWIHALLMEHLSPSYMASYLEILQTLKTKLPTLVDKMLFGRPLNNSQELLAPVMKKRWEPNILPKGRQLTHNAIMVVLPTMPTSGTVSDRMQKWYQSLATITQVVQISLPNTNNRIGNQNLDQVSETIVSLTRVKINELRTDNPSRGIILVGFNAGSALALQVALSESVACVVCMGFAYNTARGPRGTPDDRMLDIKAPILFVIGQNSARTSQEEMEGLRERMQSESSLVVVGSADDALRVPKSKRRIEGVTQSMVDYMVVEEVFEFVNRTLSNPPGPRMPTSLMHQQGYQRQQKQSGHILADGNANKAVQQMRKRKMDGTLDDPMGHPSKSKFVPHNRVHKPKPPRLIDPFAVKRKVGRPRTRPLPNVGGSARYVKQKGAPHPDKPKLSSEELNQSIEFILDDALDYEDGQTTAGGSAGVPKVITPGVLGKQLPPVNLAAGTKIKMIPSSQFVQIKSLPTQGKLINYTLNKPSVGTASTATIGSIVKTLPGSSVGGQQIFTLKTPSGQTQQFATAATSSGASGSSTSTGTGQQKYTVFKNANGMTMLHLTKSVPTTASGSGSGNMDLSNIIDMPIVFADNEGNIPEHQQADKDIKSAPIRSASKSPLIISQKIIKEANKPPGMVSTGSIGGVTKPGNIVLNKGLQQLLTPSTGGTLATQNKVVYLNRSTIKPMGNMVSGAHRVPIRIVSSPKTGGALTTTASSSPIMVDPATGSLVTKTVNVQTIKPTGSVLSQGTIRQAGSVGSKSYPQFQMINTGSSKTVVGDGKPSVRNIYFKSATGLKQLPVQMLGNRIPGGAVVSSSASGSSGAPGVRRVVNIGPVSKVTATSTTPSSTTATLTQNKM; the protein is encoded by the exons ATGAAGGAATTGACAAGTGCCAGTAAAATTCAGCCGCAAGCCTCAGAGGCCAGAGGCTCGATTATAACCTACAGTCCCAGCAAATTTCTGACTCGCGTCGGAACAGGCAGAACGACATAcagcacacatacacacacatcaacagcaacgtcggcggcggcgacgaccgcaacaaaaacaaacaattcgCCAATGGGCGGATCCAGTGCCGCTTATTATGTGGTAAAGGCCGGCTCCCTGGGCAGCGCTGCCTCCATGTCGGGCTCCATCAAAGTCAGTTCTCCGCCAAAGGCACCGTCGATGATTACGTCACCCGCCCTGGTCGTTACATCGCCCTGCACGCCAACAGAGAGT TCCAGTACCATTTCGGCGCCCAGCGAATCCTCATTTAGCGAGAAAATGGAGCACAGCTATATGCGGGATACGCCAGTGCGCAGCGATGTTAGCAATGGCCTCATGCCCGCAAGGAACATTCTGGTCCACCATCCGCCACAGTGTCCCAGTTGCCATACATATCCGCCGCAGCAGGAGGAACTGTCTGAGATGCAGCAGGCACATGTGCCGCCCTACGATGAGATAGCCGCCAAGGAGGCAATGAATGAATGCGCTCGCATTGCTAAATACGTGAAGAACAACAATTCCGACGAACAAGATTGGGTGACGCGCGTTAATAA ATTTAATTGGACGCCCACGCAGGAGACGGTTTTCGAAAGGGTGTGCACAATTCTGGACCAGGATCAGTTGGCTCGCCTGGCCAATGACAAACGCCAGCACGAGCCCATCCATCGTCGCATAAGCTCGGACAAATCCGCGTCCAGGTTTCGCAAACTTCTGGCTAGCGTGGCTTGGGAGTCACGCATTACGCAGTGGATTCATGCTTTGCTCATGGAGCACTTGTCGCCTTCGTATATGGCCTCCTACCTCGAAATTCTGCAGACACTGAAGACCAAGTTGCCCACTTTAGTGGACAAGATGCTGTTCGGTAGACCATTAAACAATAGTCAAGAGCTGCTGGCACCGGTGATGAAAAAACGCTGGGAACCAAATATCCTGCCCAAGGGCCGTCAGCTTACCCATAACGCCATCATGGTGGTGCTGCCCACAATGCCGACCAGTGGAACAGTTTCGGATCGCATGCAGAAGTGGTACCAGTCATTGGCTACTATCACTCAGGTGGTTCAGATTTCGCTGCCTAATACAA ACAACCGAATTGGCAATCAGAATCTAGACCAGGTGTCCGAAACCATTGTGTCTCTCACACGCGTCAAAATCAACGAATTGCGCACAGACAACCCCAGCCGTGGCATCATACTCGTTGGATTTAATGCTGGATCTGCCTTGGCTCTACAGGTTGCTCTTTCGGAGAGTGTTGCCTGTGTGGTGTGCATGGGTTTTGCTTACAACACAGCGCGTGGGCCACGCGGTACACCCGATGATCGCATGCTGGACATAAAAGCGCCGATACTCTTTGTCATCGGTCAAAATTCGGCACGCACAAGTCAGGAAGAAATGGAAGGGTTGCGCGAACGAATGCAGTCCGAATCTTCGCTTGTGGTGGTGGGCAGTGCAGATGATGCCCTGCGTGTTCCCAAGAGCAAGCGCCGAATAGAAGGCGTTACACAGTCCATGGTTGATTATATGGTTGTC GAGGAAGTCTTTGAGTTTGTGAACAGAACGCTAAGCAATCCACCTGGACCGCGCATGCCTACATCTTTAATGCACCAACAGGGCTACCAGCGACAGCAAAAGCAGTCAGGTCACATCTTGGCCGATGGAAACGCAAACAAAGCTGTTCAGCAGATGCGTAAGCGAAAGATGGACGGTACTTTAGACGACCCAATGGGTCATCCGTCCAAATCAAAGTTTGTCCCACACA ATCGCGTCCACAAGCCGAAGCCACCGCGCCTTATTGATCCGTTTGCTGTGAAGCGAAAGG TTGGAAGACCCCGAACACGCCCCCTCCCCAATGTCGGTGGCTCGGCACGCtatgtaaaacaaaaaggtGCACCTCATCCAGACAAACCGAAACTGAGCAGCGAAGAACTAAACCAATCCATTGAATTCATACTAGATGATGCCCTTGACTATGAAGATGGCCAAACCACTGCAGGTGGGTCGGCAGGCGTGCCAAAGGTGATAACTCCCGGTGTTTTGGGAAAACAACTGCCGCCCGTTAATCTCGCAGCTGGAACCAAGATTAAGATGATCCCATCTAGCCAGTTTGTGCAAATCAAATCGCTACCCACACAGGGAAAACTCATCAACTACACGCTGAACAAGCCGAGTGTCGGTACAGCCAGCACCGCCACCATTGGCAGCATTGTAAAGACCCTACCAGGCTCATCCGTTGGTGGCCAGCAGATCTTTACCTTAAAAACGCCGTCGGGACAAACGCAGCAatttgcaacagcagccacatcatCTGGTGCATCTGGCTCATCGACATCAACAGGAACGGGACAGCAAAAGTACACAGTGTTTAAGAACGCCAATGGCATGACCATGTTGCATCTTACCAAGAGCGTACCCACTACAGCTTCTGGCAGTGGATCCGGGAATATGGATTTGTCCAACATTATCGATATGCCCATTGTTTTTGCCGACAACGAAGGCAACATCCCCGAGCATCAACAGGCGGATAAGGATATAAAATCAG ccCCCATTCGAAGTGCCAGTAAGAGCCCGCTGATCATCAGTCAGAAAATCATAAAGGAGGCTAATAAACCACCAGGCATGGTTAGCACTGGAAGCATTGGTGGAGTCACCAAGCCGGGAAATATTGTGCTTAACAAAGGCCTTCAGCAATTGCTTACCCCTTCAACCGGCGGAACTCTTGCTACTCAGAATAAAGTTGTGTATCTCAACCGGAGTACAATTAAGCCAATGGGAAATATGGTGTCTGGTGCTCATCGTGTCCCTATAAGGATTGTGAGCAGCCCAAAGACAGGAGGAGCACTGACGACCACAGCTTCCAGTAGTCCCATCATGGTTGATCCAGCCACAGGATCTCTGGTTACCAAGACCGTCAATGTGCAGACAATTAAACCCACTGGTTCCGTTTTGTCTCAAGGCACAATCCGTCAAGCGGGCAGCGTCGGTAGCAAGAGCTATCCCCAGTTTCAGATGATCAATACGGGATCGTCCAAAACTGTTGTTGGAGACGGCAAGCCTTCTGTACGAAATATCTACTTTAAATCCGCAACCGGCCTCAAGCAGCTGCCAGTGCAGATGCTGGGCAATCGTATACCGGGTGGAGCCGTTGTTTCGTCATCCGCATCAGGATCTTCCGGAGCTCCTGGCGTGCGACGAGTGGTTAACATTGGGCCCGTTTCCAAGGTGACGGCCACCTCGACAACACCGTCTTCGACAACTGCTACTTTAACTCAGAACAAAATGTAG